In Phormidium yuhuli AB48, one genomic interval encodes:
- a CDS encoding UbiD family decarboxylase, which translates to MARDLRGFIQQLEQRGQLRRISSLVDSDLEIAEISNRLLQAGGPALLFENVKGAKFPVAINLLGTEQRVCWAMNMEKPQELEELGQKLGMLQQPKPPKKISQAVDFGKLLFDVVKAKPGRNFFPPCQEVVIEGDELNLNSIPMIRPYAGDAGKIITLGLVITKDCETGTPNVGVYRLQLQSSRTMTVHWLSVRGGARHLRKAAERGKKLEVAIALGVDPLIILAAATPIPVDLSEWLFAGLYGGSGVSLAKCKTVDLEVPAQSEIVLEGTITPGEELPDGPFGDHMGYYGGVEDSPLVRFHCMTHRKDPIYLTTFSGRPPKEEAMMAIALNRIYTPILRQQVSEIKDFFLPMEALSYKAAIISIDKAYPGQARRAALAFWSALPQFTYTKFVIVVDKDINIRDPRQVVWAITSKVDPVRDVFILPNTPFDSLDFASEKIGLGGRMGIDATTKVPPETEHDWGEPLESDEDTAAMVDRRWAEYGLADINLTDVDPTCFGYEMPPQP; encoded by the coding sequence ATGGCACGAGATTTACGGGGATTCATCCAGCAACTCGAACAACGAGGCCAATTACGACGCATTAGCAGTCTTGTGGACTCGGATTTAGAAATTGCCGAGATTTCCAATCGCCTTTTACAAGCGGGGGGCCCCGCCCTGCTGTTTGAGAATGTTAAAGGGGCTAAGTTCCCCGTCGCCATTAACCTGTTGGGCACGGAACAGCGGGTGTGTTGGGCCATGAATATGGAGAAACCTCAGGAGTTGGAGGAGTTGGGGCAGAAATTGGGGATGTTGCAACAGCCGAAACCCCCGAAGAAGATTTCTCAGGCCGTGGATTTTGGCAAATTGCTGTTTGACGTGGTGAAGGCCAAGCCGGGGCGTAATTTCTTTCCCCCCTGTCAGGAGGTGGTGATTGAGGGGGACGAGTTGAATCTCAACAGTATCCCCATGATTCGTCCCTATGCCGGAGATGCGGGCAAGATTATTACCTTGGGCCTGGTGATTACCAAGGATTGCGAGACGGGAACGCCCAATGTGGGGGTGTATCGGCTGCAACTTCAATCTTCCAGGACGATGACTGTGCATTGGTTGTCGGTGCGGGGTGGGGCCCGCCATCTGCGTAAGGCGGCGGAACGGGGTAAGAAGTTGGAGGTGGCGATCGCCCTGGGGGTAGACCCCTTGATTATTCTGGCAGCGGCAACTCCGATTCCGGTAGATTTATCGGAATGGCTCTTTGCGGGGCTATATGGGGGGTCTGGAGTTTCCCTGGCTAAATGTAAGACGGTGGATTTGGAGGTTCCGGCCCAGTCGGAGATTGTTTTAGAGGGGACGATTACCCCCGGAGAGGAACTCCCCGATGGTCCCTTTGGCGACCATATGGGCTATTACGGCGGCGTGGAAGACTCGCCCCTGGTGCGGTTTCACTGTATGACGCACCGCAAAGATCCCATTTATCTGACCACCTTTAGCGGCCGTCCCCCCAAGGAAGAGGCCATGATGGCGATCGCCCTCAACCGGATTTACACCCCCATTTTGCGGCAACAAGTCTCGGAAATTAAGGACTTTTTCCTCCCCATGGAGGCCTTGAGTTACAAGGCGGCGATTATCTCCATTGATAAAGCCTATCCAGGGCAAGCACGACGGGCCGCGTTAGCCTTTTGGAGTGCTTTACCTCAGTTCACCTATACCAAGTTTGTGATTGTGGTGGATAAGGATATCAACATCCGCGATCCTCGCCAGGTGGTATGGGCGATTACCTCGAAAGTTGATCCGGTTCGGGATGTGTTTATTTTGCCCAATACCCCCTTTGATAGTCTAGATTTTGCCAGTGAGAAGATTGGTCTGGGGGGACGCATGGGCATTGATGCAACGACGAAAGTGCCCCCGGAAACGGAGCATGATTGGGGGGAACCGCTGGAGTCCGATGAGGATACCGCAGCCATGGTCGATCGCCGTTGGGCGGAATATGGTCTAGCAGACATCAATTTGACCGATGTAGACCCTACTTGTTTTGGCTATGAAATGCCACCCCAACCGTGA